One region of Mus musculus strain C57BL/6J chromosome 15, GRCm38.p6 C57BL/6J genomic DNA includes:
- the Mief1 gene encoding mitochondrial dynamics protein MID51 isoform 1 (isoform 1 is encoded by transcript variant 2) gives MAGAGERKGKKDDNGIGTAIDFVLSNARLVLGVGGAAMLGIATLAVKRMYDRAISAPTSPTRLSHSGKRSWEEPNWMGSPRLLNKDMKAGLSRSLQTLPTDSSAFDTDTFCPPRPKPLARRGQVDLKKSRLRMSLQEKLLSYYRNRAAIPAGEQARAKQAAVDICAELRSFLRAKLPDMPLRDMYLSGSLYDDLQVVTADHIQLIVPLVLEQNLWSCIPGEDTIMNVPGFFLVRRENPEYFPRGSSYWDRCVVGGYLSPKTVADTFEKVVAGSINWPAIGSLLDYVIRPAPPPEALTLEVQYEKDKHLVIDFLPSVTLGDTVLVARPHRLAQYDNLWRLSLRPAETARLRALDQADSGCRSLCLKILKAICKSTPALGHLTASQLTNVILHLAQEEADWSPDMLADRFLQALRGLISYLEAGVLPSALNPKVNLFAELTPQEIDELGYTLYCSLSEPEVLLQT, from the exons ATGGCAGGCGCTGGTGAGCGCAAAGGGAAGAAGGATGACAATGGCATTGGTACGGCCATCGATTTTGTGCTCTCCAATGCCCGGCTGGTGCTGGGTGTGGGTGGAGCAGCTATGTTGGGCATTGCCACACTGGCAGTTAAGCGG ATGTATGACCGGGCAATCAGTGCCCCTACCAGCCCTACCCGCCTAAGCCATTCAGGgaagaggagctgggaggagccaaACTGGATGGGCTCTCCTCGCCTATTGAACAAGGACATGAAGGCAGGCCTGAGCCGGTCCCTGCAGACCCTTCCCACAGACTCTTCTGCCTTTGACACAG ATACATTCTGCCCACCCCGGCCCAAACCATTGGCCAGGAGGGGCCAGGTAGACTTGAAGAAGTCACGACTCCGCATGTCCCTGCAGGAGAAACTTCTTTCTTACTACCGGAACCGGGCAGCCATCCCTGCTGGAGAGCAGGCTCGGGCCAAGCAAGCTGCGGTGGACATATGTGCTGAGCTCCGGAGCTTCCTGCGGGCCAAGCTGCCTGATATGCCACTTCGGGACATGTACTTGAGTGGCAGCCTCTATGATGATCTGCAG GTGGTGACGGCTGACCATATCCAACTCATTGTCCCCCTTGTGCTGGAGCAGAACCTGTGGTCATGCATACCTGGGGAGGACACCATCATGAATGTCCCTGGTTTCTTCCTGGTTCGTCGTGAGAACCCAGAGTACTTTCCTCGTGGTAGCAGTTATTGGGACCGATGTGTTGTAGGTGGCTACCTCTCCCCAAAGACAGTGGCAGACACCTTTGAGAAAGTGGTGGCAGGCTCCATCAACTGGCCAGCCATAGGGTCCCTCTTAGACTATGTGATCCGACCAGCACCACCCCCAGAGGCCCTGACACTAGAAGTTCAGTATGAGAAGGACAAACATCTTGTCATTGACTTCCTGCCATCAGTAACCCTTGGTGACACTGTCTTGGTGGCCAGACCACACCGGTTAGCTCAGTATGACAACCTGTGGCGGCTGAGCCTTCGCCCTGCTGAGACAGCACGCTTACGGGCTTTGGACCAGGCGGACTCCGGCTGCCGGTCTCTTTGCCTCAAGATCCTCAAGGCCATATGCAAGTCCACTCCAGCTCTGGGCCACCTCACTGCCAGCCAGCTAACCAACGTCATCCTCCACTTGGCCCAGGAGGAGGCTGACTGGTCTCCAGACATGTTGGCTGACCGGTTTCTACAGGCCCTGAGGGGACTCATCAGCTACTTGGAGGCTGGGGTCTTGCCCAGTGCCCTGAACCCTAAGGTGAACCTATTTGCAGAGCTCACCCCTCAAGAAATAGACGAGTTGGGATATACCCTCTACTGCTCGCTGTCTGAGCCGGAGGTGCTGCTGCAGACGTAG
- the Mief1 gene encoding mitochondrial dynamics protein MID51 isoform X2 yields MPLRDMYLSGSLYDDLQVVTADHIQLIVPLVLEQNLWSCIPGEDTIMNVPGFFLVRRENPEYFPRGSSYWDRCVVGGYLSPKTVADTFEKVVAGSINWPAIGSLLDYVIRPAPPPEALTLEVQYEKDKHLVIDFLPSVTLGDTVLVARPHRLAQYDNLWRLSLRPAETARLRALDQADSGCRSLCLKILKAICKSTPALGHLTASQLTNVILHLAQEEADWSPDMLADRFLQALRGLISYLEAGVLPSALNPKVNLFAELTPQEIDELGYTLYCSLSEPEVLLQT; encoded by the exons ATGCCACTTCGGGACATGTACTTGAGTGGCAGCCTCTATGATGATCTGCAG GTGGTGACGGCTGACCATATCCAACTCATTGTCCCCCTTGTGCTGGAGCAGAACCTGTGGTCATGCATACCTGGGGAGGACACCATCATGAATGTCCCTGGTTTCTTCCTGGTTCGTCGTGAGAACCCAGAGTACTTTCCTCGTGGTAGCAGTTATTGGGACCGATGTGTTGTAGGTGGCTACCTCTCCCCAAAGACAGTGGCAGACACCTTTGAGAAAGTGGTGGCAGGCTCCATCAACTGGCCAGCCATAGGGTCCCTCTTAGACTATGTGATCCGACCAGCACCACCCCCAGAGGCCCTGACACTAGAAGTTCAGTATGAGAAGGACAAACATCTTGTCATTGACTTCCTGCCATCAGTAACCCTTGGTGACACTGTCTTGGTGGCCAGACCACACCGGTTAGCTCAGTATGACAACCTGTGGCGGCTGAGCCTTCGCCCTGCTGAGACAGCACGCTTACGGGCTTTGGACCAGGCGGACTCCGGCTGCCGGTCTCTTTGCCTCAAGATCCTCAAGGCCATATGCAAGTCCACTCCAGCTCTGGGCCACCTCACTGCCAGCCAGCTAACCAACGTCATCCTCCACTTGGCCCAGGAGGAGGCTGACTGGTCTCCAGACATGTTGGCTGACCGGTTTCTACAGGCCCTGAGGGGACTCATCAGCTACTTGGAGGCTGGGGTCTTGCCCAGTGCCCTGAACCCTAAGGTGAACCTATTTGCAGAGCTCACCCCTCAAGAAATAGACGAGTTGGGATATACCCTCTACTGCTCGCTGTCTGAGCCGGAGGTGCTGCTGCAGACGTAG